GTGCAGCGCGGTGCCACGGGCAACTACATCGCCGACAGAATCTCGGCTCTCGACATACCGGAGGAGCGCCCACAGTCCGCGGAGACGGCCGACAAGATCCGTGGTCACATGCTCTTCGGGAAAGTCGTGACCGACAACGGGGGACCTCAGTCGGAAGTGTTGGCGCAGTTGATCGCCGACGATCTCGGAGTGACGGCGGAAACCGTCCTCGGAGTCGCGGCGGGGGAGGAAAGCCCTGCGGGTGAGCTGCTGCTCGACCTGAAGGACGGTGAGTGGTCGGCGTTCCTGAAGAAACTCGAGGAAGGACGCGACCGCACGGGAAGCGACTTCGTCGTCGACGGGAGAAGCCTCGAAGGGCTCGCAGGACCGCAGAGCCTCCTCGGCAAGATCAGCGGTATCGGACAGGTACGCCGGGTACGGGAGGTCCGTGCCCTGCGGGGGTTCCGACGCCACGACGCGGAAGCGATGCTGATCGACGCCGATCTGGGGGCTGACAAGTCGTATCGGCCCACCTACCCTGCGATCGAACTGTTCGGGGAAGGAATCTTCCTGCGGTTCGACGAGGAGAAGCTCGCCGCATGGGAGGCACAGCCGGAGGTTCAGGCACGCGCCGGCATCCTCAAAAAGAGAAGGGCGGACTCTCCCTGGGCCTGCCGCCTCGACGTGCCGGAACCCAGGTACATCGCCCTGCACACGCTGGCGCACCTGCTCATCCGGCGACTGGCGTTCGCCAGCGGCTACGCGTCTGCCTCGCTGCAGGAAAGGATCTACGCGAACTCCGACCGCACGGACAAGACCGCCGGGATCCTCATCTACACCGCGGCAGGGGACGCCCAGGGGACTCTTGGCGGTCTCGTCAGGCTCGGGGATCCAAAGATGCTGATCCCACTCCTGGTGGCAGCCTTGGACGACGCGGACTTCTGCTCCAACGACCCGGTCTGCATCGAAAGCGACCGCCAGGGAACCTCACAGCTGAATCTCTCGGCCTGTCACGGGTGCTCCCTGGTGAGTGAGACCTCCTGCGAAACCGGAAACCGGCTACTGGATCGACAGCTGGTCCTGGGCGGAAGCGACGTGAGAGGACTGCTGGACGACGTTCTGACGGACGTCCGACGGCCCAGGTGACGACCCTGCGGCCCCGTAGCGCATGCTAGGGGCCGCAGCGCAGCCATCCTCGGTCACTGCCGGGCGGAATCCGTAACCGTCGCTGTTCCTATGGTTTTCGCCGGTCGACGGGTTCGATCTACTGCGCTGCACTGCTGCGACAGTTCCGGAGGGCCCTTCGGTTGGCAGCGGAAGACCTGGTCAGGAGGTTTGCCGTGCGGAGCGCACGAGAACCGGTCCACGGATGGTCCAGAGATTGGGCTGTACTCGGGCTCGCAAGGCGCTGCCCGGGGCCGACCGCGCCTAGTTGCTGAGCCGCCGACTCTGGTTGGCAACTGTTCTGGTCGCCGGCTACCTCGGCGACGTCGCCTGAACTGTGGCGCCAAGCGGTCACAGCCCCGGCAGGCGATCAGGAGACCCACAAGTCCTGGCGAGGCCGTCGGACCGTGCGGCATCATGATGTTCAGACTAGGGCTATCGTCGGAAAGAAGTGCATGTCTAAGACTGCGGTCGTTCCTGCGAGCGTTACCGTTCGCCACCCCTCCCTCTTATTGATGAGGAACACTCCCGCCCGGCTCGCGAGCGTGGAGTTGTTCGCTGGCGCTGGTGGGCTCGCGCTGGGTTGTCAGGAGGCTGGCTTTGACCCGCTGGTAACGCTGGAGTTGGACAAGTGGGCCTGTGACACGGTGCGACAGAACCAGGCCCGAGGGAACGAGCTCGTCGCGAACTGGCATGTCGAGGAGGGCGACGTGCGGGACTTCAACTGGTCCCGCATCACCGACGAGGTGGATCTCGTCGCCGCCGGCCCGCCGTGCCAGCCGTTCTCCATTGGCGGCCGCGGCAAGGCGGACGACGACGAGCGTGACATGTTCCCGGCCACGGCGGAGGCGATCGCCCATCTGAGGCCCCGCGCGTTCATCATCGAGAACGTGAGGGGTCTGGCGCGCCCGAGGTTCGCCGACTATTTCCAGTACATCCAGGCCAGGCTTTCGCTGCCCCTCCTCGCCGCGAAGCCCGACGAACTGTGGGGAGATCACCTGCGGCGGCTCCGGGCGGCAGGCGAGGACGTCAGCAACCAAGAGTTGGCCTATCGGGTCATCCCGGCCTTCGCTAACGCAGCGGACTACGGCGTGCCGCAGCAGCGCCAACGCGTCTTCCTGGTCGGTTTCCGAAACGACCTGGACGTGACCTGGGAATTCCCGCATGTCACACACTCGAGACGGGCGCTTCTGCATGCTCAGTGGACAACTGGTGAGTACTGGCAGGAACATGAAGTGCCCAAGGCGAAACGCCCGGAACGGCCGAAGGTCCCCATACCTGCGGAACTGCGGCCGGACGAGGTCCAAGCGCGTTGGCGCACCATACGCGACGCGCTGGCCGGTCTTCCCGAGCCAACGCTGACAGGTACTGCGGGCGTCCTCAACCACGTCCTTCAACCGGGAGCTCGTTCCTACCCTGGTCACACCGGTAGTCCGGTGGACTGGCCTGCGAAGACGTTGAAAGCAGGGCGTCACGGGGTCCCCGGCGGCGAGAACATGCTGCGTGAGACGGACGGTTCCATTCGCTACTTCACGGTCAGGGAAAGTGCCCGCTTGCAGACCTTCCCGGACGACTACGAGCTGCATGGCCCTTGGGGCAAGGCGATGCGCCAGCTCGGCAACGCAGTCCCAGTCGAGTTGGCGCGGGTCGTGGCCGACAGCGTCCACGCCGCCCTGCGCGCGGAGGGATCCGAAGCATGACGGAGACGGAGACGCGACCCGACACCCTCAACCTGACGCCTCCCCCACGGATCTTGGAGATGATCGCGGAGGTCGACCTCCAACTTCACCAGTGCCTGTGCGAGTTGATCGACAACTGTCTCGACGAACTCGTCGAGGCCACCCGTGTCGATGAAACGCTGGAACCTCGAATAGACGTCACCCTGCCCACGGCGGGCAAGGTGAACCGGGCTGCCAAGGTCGTCGTGAGCGACAACGGCCGGGGAATGTCTCAGGAGGAGTTGCAGTATGCCCTGAGCGCCGGCAGGTCGGGTAAGCAACGGTTCGGCAGCCTCGGTCTATTCGGCATGGGCTTCAACATCGCCACGGCCCGCCTTGGCACGATAACGGTGGTCCGTACGGGACGGCGTGGCGACGACCGATGGATCACCGCCACTATCGACCTTAGGGAGATGCAGCGGCTGTCGTCGTACGAGGTGCCCCTTCGCTACGAGCGAAAGGCTCCCGACGAGCACGGCACCCTCGTCTCGGTGACGAACCTCCGAGAAGACTTGGTCGCCAAGTTGAAGTCGGCGAGCTCGATCCGGGAGGTCAGCAAGAACCTAGGGCGGATCTACACCTACATGCTGCGTGATCCCAACGGCCCTCATTCGGGCGCGCAGATGATGGGCGGTTTGAACCAGCGCCTGTACGTCAACGGTCGCCAGGTGACCCCTCTCGTGCCGTGCATCTGGGACCCGACCCGGTCGGTTATGTACAAGGCTGCGGAAGCGCCTGCTGCCGAAGTAATCCACGTGCCACTCACCAACGCCTTCGCCTGTATGAACTGTGGGCGCTGGTACACCTCAAGGTACGACGAGTGCGTCGATTGTGAGAGCACTGACATCCAGGAGCGAGAGCGCCGGATCGTGGGATGGTTGGGCGTGCAGAGGTTCGCCGATAAGTCCGACTTCGGTCTGACGTTCCTCCGGAGCGGGCGTGCGATTACAACCAGGGACAGGTCTCTGTTCGACTGGGAGGGGCCAGACGGAGACATTGAGCTGGAGTATCCGATCGAACTCGGTATGGGTCGCATCGTCGGTGAGATCCATCTCGACCACGCGCCGGTCAACGTCCGCAAGACCAACTTCGACACGTCGTCGCCGGAGTGGCGGTACATGGTCGAGAAGGTGCGAGGCGACCTTCCTTTGCGTCCACAACTCGCGAAGCGCCTGTTCAATCGTGAGAACGACTCTCCGATGAGCCGGTTCTTCAACGCCTTCCGGGAAAACAAGCCGGGTCTTCGGTACCTCATGCCCGGCAACGGCAGCACCGCCATCCACAATGAGGCGAAGAGATGGGCACAGAAGTTCCGCAGCGGGGATCCGGAGTTTCAGACCGACGAGAAATGGTACGAGGCCGCAGCCGATCATGATCGGGTCAAGCACGGACCACCGCCGGAGCCAGCACCGCCGTCCGACGAGGATGACTGGCTCAAGGGGGAAGGGCTTGGACATCTGGGGACGGGGGCGGCCGACGGCCACTCACCGTCCCAAGATCAGAAGCAGCCGGAGCCGGCCGCAGAGACACGCCCGGAGACCGAAGAGCAACGCTTCGCGAGGTACAGAGAGCATGCGACGCTGCTTCCCGACACCGACCGCGAAGTTCGCCTTGGTACCGCTCAGGCGATCTTTCGCGTCTACGTCACCTCCGGAGTCGAACTACTCAAGGACGGCCAGCGGCAGCCGACCGTGGTTCGGATCGTAGCTGGCGAGGTAGAGATCTACGTGGACTCCGATACCACGCTGATCGCGCGGTACGGGTGGTCCCCGCTGAACGTCGCGCTCGTCTGCGCAGCACCGCAGTTGAAGAACGTGTACTCCATATCAGGCTCCATCGACGGGTTGGTGACATCGATTCTCGAGCAGTTCCCGGACCGCCGAGTGGACTCCAGCGCGGTGCGTAGTCGCGCGGAGATGCTGCTGGAGGGCTTGCGAGATCGGCTCGCCGACCTCACCTCGAAGGACGCGGCCACGTTTTGGTCTGCCCTGTCCGGTCAGTCGAAGCGGGCCGCCGAGTCGTACGCCATCGCGGTGGCACCGGACGTCGACTGGAAGGCAGCGGTGGAGAACGGCGAGTTCGCGCGCTACCTGGGAGTCGAGGGCGTCCTCGACCTCGTTACGAGCGGTCCAGAACTGGTACTGGACGGCGGGTTATTCCGCACTACTTACGCTGCGCTCGGTGAGGAGACGCAGGCGGACCAAGTGGCCCGTGTTAGCGCCTTCCTCACCGACCTCAAGCGGATGGTTGTGGGCCCACCCCTGCAGAACACCTTGGAACTGTCCCGCTTGCTCCTTACTGCGGACCTACTGGACGCGGAGATCGTCCAGGTATGAACAGATCGTTCCTAGAGCCGGCTTTCCTTGTCGAGGAAGGCCCGAAGGGCTTCACGCGTCAGCTGGAGCGGTTGCTCGGCCTGATCTCGTTCACGGATGTGGTCAACATCGATGGTCCCGGGGACAAAGGTGCCGACCTCCTTGGCCGACTCAACGGTGAGGATTGGATCTTCCAGTCAAAATGGAAGAAGTCGGGCAATGTGGATCGCGAGGCCGTGGACGAAACCCATGCGGCGATGCGGCATTACGCGATCCACCGAGCGGTAGTGGTCACCAATCAACTGTTCACCCAGAAGGCCAAGGAGCGGGCGGACGCGCTGAGGGACGTCGGAGTCAATGTGACCCTCTGGGACGGCCGACGGCTGGCGACGATCTACGATCGCGCTCCGGAGCGAGTCACGCCGTTCGACCTCCACCCTTATCAGGACCGTGCGGTGGAAGCGGCCTGGGCCGCCCTAGATGACGCCGGCGAGGCGCTTATCTACCTCGCTACGGGCCTCGGCAAGACGGTCGTCGCTGGCAGGTTGCTGCGACGATTCCTTCTCGCCAATCCGGGAGCCAAGGTGCTGGTCACCGCGCACATGATCGATCTTGTGGAGCAACTCGAACGGGCGATGTGGCGGGACATTCCCAAGGATGTACCGACCCGTCTGCTGCACGGCGATTCGAAACCCGATTCCCTGCCAGGCGTCACCTTCGGCGTATCGAACACAGCACGGGACTACATCCAGTCGGGCTACGCCCCCGAGCTGGTGATCGTGGACGAGGCACACCACGTGGGGGAGACCGGGAACTACGCCACCATGATGGCGCTGCTGCCCAAGGCCAAACGGATGGGTGTGACGGCCACGCCCTGGCGAGGCGACCGGTACGACATTGAGCGGACCTTCGGCGAACCAGTCGAGCGGGTGTCCATCTCGGAGGGCATGAGACTGGGCTACCTCGCGGACGTGAAGTACCGCGTGTTCGCCGACAACATTGACTGGGACTTCGTCCGCCACGCCTCCGAGCACGGCTACTCCATCAAGGACCTGAACAAGCGCCTCTTCATCCCCGAGCGGGACGAGTCGGTTCGGGGACACCTCGAGAAGGTCTGGGACCAGACCACGAATCCGCGGGCCATCGTCTTCTGTCAGACGATCGAGCATGCCGAGCGGATGCGCGACCTGCTCGCCCGACGGCCCGGCTGGGAGCGTGCCGAGACGCTGCACGCCAGGCTAAAAACACGGGAGCGACGGGCACGATTGCTCAACTTCCGTACAGGAGAAGTGCCCATCCTCGTCGCCGTGGACATCCTCAACGAGGGCGTCGACGTGCCCGACGTCAACATTCTCTGCTTCGCCCGAGTGACCCACAGTCGACGTATCTTCGTGCAGCAGCTTGGCCGCGGACTCCGTCTTCGCAAGGGAAAGACCCACGTGGAGGTATTGGACTTCGTCAGCGACATCCGACGGTTGGCCGAGGTATACGACATGCGAGAGCAGGTGTCCGAGGGCGAGATCGAGCAGGTATCAGTCGGACGGAACCAGTTCGA
This region of Streptomyces chromofuscus genomic DNA includes:
- a CDS encoding ATP-binding protein, with the translated sequence MTETETRPDTLNLTPPPRILEMIAEVDLQLHQCLCELIDNCLDELVEATRVDETLEPRIDVTLPTAGKVNRAAKVVVSDNGRGMSQEELQYALSAGRSGKQRFGSLGLFGMGFNIATARLGTITVVRTGRRGDDRWITATIDLREMQRLSSYEVPLRYERKAPDEHGTLVSVTNLREDLVAKLKSASSIREVSKNLGRIYTYMLRDPNGPHSGAQMMGGLNQRLYVNGRQVTPLVPCIWDPTRSVMYKAAEAPAAEVIHVPLTNAFACMNCGRWYTSRYDECVDCESTDIQERERRIVGWLGVQRFADKSDFGLTFLRSGRAITTRDRSLFDWEGPDGDIELEYPIELGMGRIVGEIHLDHAPVNVRKTNFDTSSPEWRYMVEKVRGDLPLRPQLAKRLFNRENDSPMSRFFNAFRENKPGLRYLMPGNGSTAIHNEAKRWAQKFRSGDPEFQTDEKWYEAAADHDRVKHGPPPEPAPPSDEDDWLKGEGLGHLGTGAADGHSPSQDQKQPEPAAETRPETEEQRFARYREHATLLPDTDREVRLGTAQAIFRVYVTSGVELLKDGQRQPTVVRIVAGEVEIYVDSDTTLIARYGWSPLNVALVCAAPQLKNVYSISGSIDGLVTSILEQFPDRRVDSSAVRSRAEMLLEGLRDRLADLTSKDAATFWSALSGQSKRAAESYAIAVAPDVDWKAAVENGEFARYLGVEGVLDLVTSGPELVLDGGLFRTTYAALGEETQADQVARVSAFLTDLKRMVVGPPLQNTLELSRLLLTADLLDAEIVQV
- a CDS encoding DNA cytosine methyltransferase, producing the protein MELFAGAGGLALGCQEAGFDPLVTLELDKWACDTVRQNQARGNELVANWHVEEGDVRDFNWSRITDEVDLVAAGPPCQPFSIGGRGKADDDERDMFPATAEAIAHLRPRAFIIENVRGLARPRFADYFQYIQARLSLPLLAAKPDELWGDHLRRLRAAGEDVSNQELAYRVIPAFANAADYGVPQQRQRVFLVGFRNDLDVTWEFPHVTHSRRALLHAQWTTGEYWQEHEVPKAKRPERPKVPIPAELRPDEVQARWRTIRDALAGLPEPTLTGTAGVLNHVLQPGARSYPGHTGSPVDWPAKTLKAGRHGVPGGENMLRETDGSIRYFTVRESARLQTFPDDYELHGPWGKAMRQLGNAVPVELARVVADSVHAALRAEGSEA
- the drmB gene encoding DUF1998 domain-containing protein, whose product is MEKIRHDLRLSETISPFGVGAIVDVRGESLMAPDTSWWDKKFAHEISCERLTARLGAGVLRQPPAHASRAAKETPALPYWRFPAWRFCERCDKLSKLTGRKKGKWSNTCDCGGALVPMRYVAVCEKGSHIQDINWFQWTHRGRAASLNEAVRFCRDYKALRFRKLATRGEGLAALVVKCHGCGNERSLAELVTKGALHRDGIRCAGLQPWEPESSVKKPCSYELVAVQRGATGNYIADRISALDIPEERPQSAETADKIRGHMLFGKVVTDNGGPQSEVLAQLIADDLGVTAETVLGVAAGEESPAGELLLDLKDGEWSAFLKKLEEGRDRTGSDFVVDGRSLEGLAGPQSLLGKISGIGQVRRVREVRALRGFRRHDAEAMLIDADLGADKSYRPTYPAIELFGEGIFLRFDEEKLAAWEAQPEVQARAGILKKRRADSPWACRLDVPEPRYIALHTLAHLLIRRLAFASGYASASLQERIYANSDRTDKTAGILIYTAAGDAQGTLGGLVRLGDPKMLIPLLVAALDDADFCSNDPVCIESDRQGTSQLNLSACHGCSLVSETSCETGNRLLDRQLVLGGSDVRGLLDDVLTDVRRPR
- a CDS encoding helicase-related protein; protein product: MNRSFLEPAFLVEEGPKGFTRQLERLLGLISFTDVVNIDGPGDKGADLLGRLNGEDWIFQSKWKKSGNVDREAVDETHAAMRHYAIHRAVVVTNQLFTQKAKERADALRDVGVNVTLWDGRRLATIYDRAPERVTPFDLHPYQDRAVEAAWAALDDAGEALIYLATGLGKTVVAGRLLRRFLLANPGAKVLVTAHMIDLVEQLERAMWRDIPKDVPTRLLHGDSKPDSLPGVTFGVSNTARDYIQSGYAPELVIVDEAHHVGETGNYATMMALLPKAKRMGVTATPWRGDRYDIERTFGEPVERVSISEGMRLGYLADVKYRVFADNIDWDFVRHASEHGYSIKDLNKRLFIPERDESVRGHLEKVWDQTTNPRAIVFCQTIEHAERMRDLLARRPGWERAETLHARLKTRERRARLLNFRTGEVPILVAVDILNEGVDVPDVNILCFARVTHSRRIFVQQLGRGLRLRKGKTHVEVLDFVSDIRRLAEVYDMREQVSEGEIEQVSVGRNQFEFEDLRVKGLLDQWMADVGDLGGADDSVRLEFPPIEGG